In Carya illinoinensis cultivar Pawnee chromosome 10, C.illinoinensisPawnee_v1, whole genome shotgun sequence, one DNA window encodes the following:
- the LOC122279729 gene encoding uncharacterized protein LOC122279729 isoform X1 codes for MSKKKVSGNTMTLKDFHGGSIPSDLPLPSAPGVTVRPSDRSGQDRPNSWGNSIGRPENWSRPHTSPATRHFDDKTPFLTHTARIGRNFDEDERKPLDGVSAPRRTISDESIRAPGARVELKPEYGSGGSFVARQGLAASGAVNAYAAKVSEVTCGGVNSQHLGGNSGLGVGGGYPNAWAAKKEVVGVNEPVQQSAWSGPTAVSKLARASALEKVSSGRWKSKQSLNFQADVEDVMSPKMESVFQSNSYGNSSYNMVDVTGGRDYHDAALVRQVERGLNIEDGVLAARKELPEYEIAVAPIYSDVKEWNSTIHMDRTPVARNDGRLGGSELQSPVPLEPSERPKLKLLPRTKPLKSSEQPAIDHAQGYRRVSDTGHAEAFEVYGNMNPAKLSMAITESVPQAMERPKLTIKSRSQHLEQLEGSIEKDRNALFGGARPRELVLKERGIGDVTINNHDLVQQFDRVEHNVPRIERDMKGKDWKANPNPADYSEKSENPLLGQRIGKRHERKDHRQEIERVDMQRNWRNESRRNNRETERKQQPVERPPSPETWRKPIGQPKPDSPDSSGPRHGKVASAVELAQAFSRSVSDPKAADRFSGQRSLPGRNQMPFSRLMGPTPRPQINGY; via the exons aTGTCGAAGAAGAAAGTGAGTGGGAACACCATGACTCTCAAGGATTTCCATGGCGGTTCAATTCCCTCTGATCTCCCTCTCCCTTCTGCACCTGGTGT AACTGTGAGGCCGTCGGATCGCTCCGGTCAAGACCGCCCAAACTCATGGGGAAACTCAATTGGGAGGCCCGAAAACTGGTCTCGGCCACACACCTCACCTGCGACACGGCATTTCGATGATAAGACTCCTTTTCTCACTCATACTGCCCGCATTGGCCGGAACTTTGATGAGGATGAGCGAAAACCCCTTGATGGTGTTTCGGCCCCTCGTCGGACTATCAGCGATGAGAGCATTCGGGCCCCTGGGGCCCGTGTTGAGCTGAAGCCAGAGTATGGGTCGGGTGGGAGTTTTGTGGCTCGGCAGGGGTTAGCTGCAAGTGGGGCAGTAAATGCCTATGCGGCTAAGGTTAGCGAGGTGACTTGTGGTGGAGTTAATTCACAGCACTTAGGTGGGAATAGTGGGCTGGGAGTTGGTGGAGGTTATCCAAATGCGTGGGCAGCAAAGAAGGAGGTGGTGGGGGTTAATGAACCAGTGCAACAATCTGCCTGGTCTGGACCAACTGCTGTTTCGAAGTTGGCTCGTGCCAGTGCACTTGAAAAGGTATCTTCAGGTCGATGGAAATCAAAGCAGTCGCTTAATTTTCAGGCAGATGTTGAAGATGTGATGTCACCTAAAATGGAGAGTGTCTTTCAGTCCAATAGTTATGGTAATAGTAGCTACAATATGGTTGATGTTACGGGTGGAAGAGATTATCATGATGCAGCATTGGTCAGGCAGGTTGAACGAGGCCTGAATATTGAGGATGGGGTTCTTGCTGCTAGGAAGGAGTTACCAGAATATGAAATTGCTGTGGCTCCTATTTATTCAGATGTAAAAGAGTGGAACTCCACAATTCATATGGATAGGACTCCAGTTGCTCGTAATGATGGAAGACTTGGTGGATCTGAGTTGCAGTCCCCGGTGCCTTTAGAACCATCAGAGCGACCTAAGTTGAAATTGCTTCCCAGAACGAAGCCATTAAAAAGTTCGGAACAACCTGCTATTGACCATGCACAG GGGTATCGACGAGTGAGTGACACTGGTCATGCTGAAGCTTTTGAAGTGTATGGAAATATGAATCCTGCAAAACTTAGCATGGCAATCACCGAGAGTGTGCCGCAGGCTATGGAGCGTCCCAAATTGACTATAAAGTCTCGGTCACAGCATCTCGAGCAATTGGAAGGAAGTATTGAAAAAGATAG GAATGCGTTGTTTGGTGGTGCTCGCCCACGAGAACTG GTTCTGAAGGAGCGAGGGATTGGTGATGTTACCATCAACAACCATGATTTGGTTCAACAATTTGATAG GGTTGAACATAATGTTCCCAGGATTGAAAGAGATATGAAAGGAAAGGATTGGAAAGCAAATCCAAATCCTGCTGACTACAGTGAAAAAAGTGAGAATCCTCTCCTTGGTCAAAGGATTGGAAAGAGACATGAGAGGAAAGATCATCggcaagagattgagagagttGATATGCAAAGGAACTGGCGTAATGAGAGCAGGAGAAATAACAGAGAGACTGAAAGGAAGCAGCAGCCAGTTGAGAGGCCACCTTCACCAGAGACTTGGCGCAAGCCGATTGGGCAGCCAAAACCAGACTCCCCGGACTCTAGTGGTCCACGCCATGGGAAAGTGGCCTCAGCCGTTGAGCTTGCCCAAGCATTCTCTAGGTCAGTCTCAGATCCAAAAGCAGCTGATCGCTTTTCAGGCCAAAGGAGCCTTCCTGGCCGGAACCAAATGCCTTTCTCACGGCTGATGGGTCCGACCCCAAGGCCTCAGATTAATGGATACTAA
- the LOC122279729 gene encoding uncharacterized protein LOC122279729 isoform X2 — protein MSKKKVSGNTMTLKDFHGGSIPSDLPLPSAPGVTVRPSDRSGQDRPNSWGNSIGRPENWSRPHTSPATRHFDDKTPFLTHTARIGRNFDEDERKPLDGVSAPRRTISDESIRAPGARVELKPEYGSGGSFVARQGLAASGAVNAYAAKVSEVTCGGVNSQHLGGNSGLGVGGGYPNAWAAKKEVVGVNEPVQQSAWSGPTAVSKLARASALEKVSSGRWKSKQSLNFQADVEDVMSPKMESVFQSNSYGNSSYNMVDVTGGRDYHDAALVRQVERGLNIEDGVLAARKELPEYEIAVAPIYSDVKEWNSTIHMDRTPVARNDGRLGGSELQSPVPLEPSERPKLKLLPRTKPLKSSEQPAIDHAQGYRRVSDTGHAEAFEVYGNMNPAKLSMAITESVPQAMERPKLTIKSRSQHLEQLEGSIEKDRNALFGGARPRELVLKERGIGDVTINNHDLVQQFDRIERDMKGKDWKANPNPADYSEKSENPLLGQRIGKRHERKDHRQEIERVDMQRNWRNESRRNNRETERKQQPVERPPSPETWRKPIGQPKPDSPDSSGPRHGKVASAVELAQAFSRSVSDPKAADRFSGQRSLPGRNQMPFSRLMGPTPRPQINGY, from the exons aTGTCGAAGAAGAAAGTGAGTGGGAACACCATGACTCTCAAGGATTTCCATGGCGGTTCAATTCCCTCTGATCTCCCTCTCCCTTCTGCACCTGGTGT AACTGTGAGGCCGTCGGATCGCTCCGGTCAAGACCGCCCAAACTCATGGGGAAACTCAATTGGGAGGCCCGAAAACTGGTCTCGGCCACACACCTCACCTGCGACACGGCATTTCGATGATAAGACTCCTTTTCTCACTCATACTGCCCGCATTGGCCGGAACTTTGATGAGGATGAGCGAAAACCCCTTGATGGTGTTTCGGCCCCTCGTCGGACTATCAGCGATGAGAGCATTCGGGCCCCTGGGGCCCGTGTTGAGCTGAAGCCAGAGTATGGGTCGGGTGGGAGTTTTGTGGCTCGGCAGGGGTTAGCTGCAAGTGGGGCAGTAAATGCCTATGCGGCTAAGGTTAGCGAGGTGACTTGTGGTGGAGTTAATTCACAGCACTTAGGTGGGAATAGTGGGCTGGGAGTTGGTGGAGGTTATCCAAATGCGTGGGCAGCAAAGAAGGAGGTGGTGGGGGTTAATGAACCAGTGCAACAATCTGCCTGGTCTGGACCAACTGCTGTTTCGAAGTTGGCTCGTGCCAGTGCACTTGAAAAGGTATCTTCAGGTCGATGGAAATCAAAGCAGTCGCTTAATTTTCAGGCAGATGTTGAAGATGTGATGTCACCTAAAATGGAGAGTGTCTTTCAGTCCAATAGTTATGGTAATAGTAGCTACAATATGGTTGATGTTACGGGTGGAAGAGATTATCATGATGCAGCATTGGTCAGGCAGGTTGAACGAGGCCTGAATATTGAGGATGGGGTTCTTGCTGCTAGGAAGGAGTTACCAGAATATGAAATTGCTGTGGCTCCTATTTATTCAGATGTAAAAGAGTGGAACTCCACAATTCATATGGATAGGACTCCAGTTGCTCGTAATGATGGAAGACTTGGTGGATCTGAGTTGCAGTCCCCGGTGCCTTTAGAACCATCAGAGCGACCTAAGTTGAAATTGCTTCCCAGAACGAAGCCATTAAAAAGTTCGGAACAACCTGCTATTGACCATGCACAG GGGTATCGACGAGTGAGTGACACTGGTCATGCTGAAGCTTTTGAAGTGTATGGAAATATGAATCCTGCAAAACTTAGCATGGCAATCACCGAGAGTGTGCCGCAGGCTATGGAGCGTCCCAAATTGACTATAAAGTCTCGGTCACAGCATCTCGAGCAATTGGAAGGAAGTATTGAAAAAGATAG GAATGCGTTGTTTGGTGGTGCTCGCCCACGAGAACTG GTTCTGAAGGAGCGAGGGATTGGTGATGTTACCATCAACAACCATGATTTGGTTCAACAATTTGATAG GATTGAAAGAGATATGAAAGGAAAGGATTGGAAAGCAAATCCAAATCCTGCTGACTACAGTGAAAAAAGTGAGAATCCTCTCCTTGGTCAAAGGATTGGAAAGAGACATGAGAGGAAAGATCATCggcaagagattgagagagttGATATGCAAAGGAACTGGCGTAATGAGAGCAGGAGAAATAACAGAGAGACTGAAAGGAAGCAGCAGCCAGTTGAGAGGCCACCTTCACCAGAGACTTGGCGCAAGCCGATTGGGCAGCCAAAACCAGACTCCCCGGACTCTAGTGGTCCACGCCATGGGAAAGTGGCCTCAGCCGTTGAGCTTGCCCAAGCATTCTCTAGGTCAGTCTCAGATCCAAAAGCAGCTGATCGCTTTTCAGGCCAAAGGAGCCTTCCTGGCCGGAACCAAATGCCTTTCTCACGGCTGATGGGTCCGACCCCAAGGCCTCAGATTAATGGATACTAA
- the LOC122280038 gene encoding uncharacterized protein LOC122280038 has translation MALSLHALTLPPLETARPPHEAHCPAPRTTNTCRLHLCSCCPKTEHGQSCLHVPSSQPSRRARPPLISNHWPPFVAEFWKSHKLNLRRAVPLLLLPSLATKPTNSSYALFLYISYHPFFLRGSASFVFVG, from the exons ATGGCGTTATCCCTGCACGCACTAACGTTGCCGCCGTTGGAAACTGCACGTCCTCCACACGAAGCCCACTGTCCAGCTCCACGCACGACAAACACCTGCAGGTTGCACCTCTGTTCTTGCTGCCCAAAAACAGAGCACGGTCAAAGCTGCCTCCACGTCCCTTCATCACAGCCTTCACGTCGAGCTCGGCCTCCGTTGATCTCAAACCATTGGCCGCCGTTCGTAGCCGAGTTTTGGAAGTCCCATAAACTGAACCTTCGTCGCGCAGTGCCgttgcttcttcttccttcattgg CTACCAAACCGACGAACTCTTCGTATGCTCTGTTTTTATATATCAGCTACCATCCCTTCTTTCTACGCGGGTCTGCATCCTTTGTGTTCGTTGG CTGA